A genomic region of Runella rosea contains the following coding sequences:
- a CDS encoding GNAT family N-acetyltransferase yields MNATTTEFTIRPAQWSDAPALRDLMEKTFVDTYASYNTPANMQLYTSTRFGLAQVQLELQDENVHYLIVEKQSEFIGFAKLIQNHSAEGLESKKAVEIERIYVEKTYHGQQLGAQLMQACLEWAKESAAEVVWLGVWEHNPKAIRFYEKMGFERFGAHTFTLGTEVQNDFLMKREI; encoded by the coding sequence ATGAACGCTACAACCACCGAATTCACCATTCGCCCCGCTCAATGGTCGGATGCTCCCGCCCTGCGCGATTTGATGGAGAAGACCTTCGTTGATACCTACGCCAGCTACAACACGCCCGCAAACATGCAATTGTATACATCAACGCGGTTTGGGTTGGCCCAAGTTCAGCTCGAATTGCAGGACGAAAATGTACACTATTTGATTGTTGAAAAGCAAAGCGAGTTCATCGGTTTTGCCAAGCTTATTCAAAACCATTCGGCAGAAGGGTTAGAAAGTAAAAAAGCTGTCGAGATTGAACGAATTTACGTAGAGAAGACGTACCACGGCCAACAATTAGGCGCGCAGCTTATGCAAGCCTGCCTAGAATGGGCCAAAGAAAGCGCCGCAGAAGTGGTGTGGCTCGGCGTTTGGGAACACAACCCTAAAGCCATTCGGTTCTACGAAAAAATGGGTTTTGAACGCTTTGGGGCGCACACTTTTACGCTCGGCACCGAAGTTCAGAATGATTTTTTGATGAAGCGCGAAATCTAA
- a CDS encoding Y-family DNA polymerase, with product MYALIDCNNFYASCERVFQPKLEKKPIVVLSNNDGCIIARSDEAKKLNIPMGVPLYQIESLIKQHEVKVFSSNYALYGDLSNRVMQSLHALVPQLEVYSIDEAFLDLRQMPYHDLYAFGQEIRQTIQQWTGIPVSLGIAPTKTLAKAANRYVKAHTKETGVFVIEDNFTADIALAATPVEDIWGVGRQYARFLAGHQIQTAFDLVQMPDSWIQKHLKIVGLRMVRELRGEICYGLALEPHPKKGICVSRSFSNTLTDLFLIQEAVATFAARCGEKLRKQKSCANLLHLFLFTNPHRENDPQYFGSKVLQFPAATHSGFDLVGMAMSALKLIFKEGYRYKKAGVMVSGIVPENNTQTALFDINEPKRLKDHRVFQTVDALNRKLGRDTIRIATQGKSWATHQTQRSPCYTTRWEDLLVIDERIDFRGRYMRGLY from the coding sequence ATGTACGCGCTTATCGATTGCAACAATTTTTACGCTTCCTGTGAGCGGGTTTTTCAGCCTAAACTGGAAAAAAAGCCCATCGTGGTTTTGTCTAACAATGACGGCTGCATTATTGCCCGTTCCGACGAGGCCAAGAAATTAAATATCCCAATGGGTGTGCCGCTTTACCAAATCGAATCATTGATTAAACAACACGAAGTCAAAGTCTTTTCCTCCAATTACGCACTTTATGGCGACCTTTCCAACCGCGTCATGCAAAGCCTTCATGCACTGGTACCTCAATTGGAGGTGTATTCTATTGACGAAGCCTTTTTGGATTTACGCCAAATGCCGTACCATGATTTATACGCGTTTGGTCAGGAGATTCGGCAAACGATTCAGCAATGGACGGGCATCCCCGTTTCGCTGGGGATTGCTCCCACAAAAACGCTGGCCAAAGCCGCCAACCGCTACGTTAAAGCGCACACAAAAGAAACCGGAGTCTTTGTTATTGAAGACAATTTCACGGCCGACATCGCCCTCGCCGCAACGCCCGTTGAGGATATTTGGGGGGTGGGCCGCCAGTACGCCCGTTTTTTGGCGGGTCACCAAATCCAGACCGCTTTTGACCTCGTTCAAATGCCCGATTCGTGGATTCAAAAGCACCTTAAAATTGTAGGTTTGCGCATGGTACGAGAATTAAGGGGCGAAATCTGTTACGGTTTAGCGCTTGAGCCACATCCCAAAAAAGGCATCTGCGTTTCGCGTTCCTTTTCAAATACCCTCACAGACTTATTCTTGATTCAGGAAGCCGTTGCGACCTTTGCCGCACGTTGCGGTGAGAAGCTGCGTAAGCAAAAAAGCTGCGCCAATTTGTTGCATTTGTTTTTGTTTACTAACCCGCACCGCGAAAACGACCCGCAGTATTTTGGCTCCAAAGTACTTCAGTTTCCCGCCGCCACGCACAGCGGTTTTGACTTGGTGGGAATGGCCATGAGCGCCCTAAAACTCATTTTCAAAGAAGGATATCGGTACAAAAAAGCAGGTGTCATGGTCAGCGGGATTGTGCCCGAAAACAACACCCAAACCGCACTTTTTGACATCAATGAACCCAAACGACTCAAAGATCACCGCGTTTTTCAAACGGTGGACGCCCTGAATCGCAAGTTGGGCCGCGATACTATACGCATTGCCACACAGGGGAAAAGTTGGGCCACTCACCAGACCCAACGTTCTCCCTGCTACACTACGCGTTGGGAGGATTTACTGGTCATAGACGAACGAATTGATTTTCGGGGAAGATACATGCGAGGCCTATATTGA
- a CDS encoding LysR family transcriptional regulator: MDIRQLTYFLGVAEELHFSRAAEKLFIVQPALSRQIQQLEEELGVLLFERDKRNVKLTAAGSYFRDEISRLQHQLTYITEQTRRIHSGAVGKIRMGHPGSALYSILPETLAMMHERFPDVNVQLTEIAELELMEALKNYDIDVGFTREITVDPRFSTDLLFEEHFALVVPSDSPLNDSNFEDISQCRTAEFILPKIDVDINYGKILHGIFEEKGFRPKVVYHSNYGATILRLVEKKLGLSVLPISYREGASSLAVRFLKLPTVTQLYLIWRADDTNAVLPHLREIAQAAVKRLCLDEL; encoded by the coding sequence ATGGATATTCGTCAACTTACGTATTTTCTGGGCGTTGCGGAGGAGCTGCACTTTTCGCGGGCGGCGGAGAAATTGTTTATTGTACAACCCGCTTTGAGCCGGCAGATTCAGCAGTTGGAGGAAGAGTTGGGCGTTTTGCTTTTTGAACGGGACAAGCGAAATGTAAAACTGACCGCCGCAGGGAGTTATTTTCGTGACGAAATCAGCCGCCTCCAACATCAGCTTACCTACATCACCGAGCAAACGCGCCGTATTCACAGCGGAGCCGTGGGCAAGATTCGGATGGGGCATCCTGGCTCGGCGTTGTATTCGATTTTGCCCGAAACCTTGGCTATGATGCATGAGCGTTTTCCCGATGTCAACGTGCAATTGACCGAAATTGCCGAATTGGAACTGATGGAGGCCCTGAAAAATTACGACATCGACGTTGGTTTCACGCGTGAGATCACCGTCGACCCGCGTTTTTCGACTGATTTGTTGTTTGAAGAACATTTTGCGTTGGTCGTACCGAGCGATTCGCCGCTCAATGATTCCAATTTTGAAGACATCAGTCAGTGCCGAACGGCGGAGTTTATTTTGCCGAAAATCGACGTTGACATCAATTATGGAAAAATATTACACGGCATCTTTGAAGAAAAGGGCTTCCGTCCCAAAGTGGTGTATCACTCCAACTACGGCGCGACTATTTTGCGGCTGGTCGAAAAAAAACTCGGGCTTTCTGTGTTGCCGATTTCGTATCGCGAAGGCGCATCGTCGTTGGCGGTGCGGTTTCTAAAATTGCCTACTGTCACGCAGTTATACCTCATTTGGCGGGCTGATGATACCAATGCGGTGCTGCCGCACCTGCGAGAAATTGCCCAAGCCGCCGTCAAAAGGCTGTGTTTGGACGAACTGTAG
- a CDS encoding GNAT family N-acetyltransferase, producing the protein MIQIAHYSEEHQQSIIDLILGIQQNEFNIPITLADQPDLLTIPSFYCQNKGAFWVALNDQQVVGTIALIDIGDQMGAIRKMFVHQDFRGKELGIATLLLNAMLAHCRQHGLTAIYLGTLPRLQAAMRFYEKNGFVQLPKSTLPPQFPAMTLDTVFYEYKIAG; encoded by the coding sequence ATGATTCAGATTGCCCATTACAGCGAAGAACACCAACAGTCCATTATTGACTTGATTTTAGGAATTCAGCAAAACGAGTTCAACATTCCCATCACCTTGGCCGACCAGCCCGATTTATTGACCATTCCGTCGTTTTATTGCCAGAACAAAGGCGCATTTTGGGTAGCCTTAAACGACCAGCAGGTGGTCGGAACCATTGCGCTGATTGACATCGGCGACCAGATGGGCGCAATCCGTAAAATGTTTGTTCACCAAGATTTTCGGGGAAAAGAGTTGGGCATTGCTACCCTGCTTTTGAATGCCATGCTCGCGCATTGTCGTCAACACGGCCTGACCGCTATTTATTTAGGAACCCTCCCCCGACTTCAGGCGGCCATGCGTTTTTACGAAAAAAACGGCTTTGTGCAATTACCAAAATCAACTTTGCCCCCCCAGTTTCCCGCCATGACGCTCGACACCGTGTTTTACGAATACAAAATCGCAGGATAA
- a CDS encoding LexA family protein, with amino-acid sequence MNFYFPTVFIPLVSATVSAGFPSPADDYTELSLDLNTHLIERPYSTFCIRVRGNSMEGARVYDGDILLVDRSISAQNGNIIIGILDGEFTVKRLRIEQGQTFLLPEHPSYEPVAITEANDFKVWGVVTYIIHKTQKQ; translated from the coding sequence ATGAACTTTTATTTTCCTACCGTTTTCATCCCTTTGGTCAGCGCTACCGTTTCGGCTGGTTTTCCTTCCCCTGCCGATGATTACACCGAACTTTCTCTGGACCTCAACACCCACCTCATTGAGCGCCCCTACTCTACTTTCTGCATCCGCGTGCGCGGCAATTCGATGGAAGGAGCACGTGTATACGATGGCGACATTTTGCTCGTAGACCGCTCCATCAGCGCCCAAAACGGAAACATTATCATCGGGATTTTGGACGGCGAATTTACGGTCAAACGCTTACGTATAGAACAGGGACAAACTTTTTTATTACCTGAGCATCCTTCCTACGAGCCCGTTGCTATTACCGAGGCCAATGACTTTAAGGTTTGGGGCGTCGTTACGTACATCATCCATAAAACCCAAAAGCAATAG
- a CDS encoding XRE family transcriptional regulator: MQEKVNNFAQNLSYLRSKLDGKVSQQRLADELGIKKSTLAAYELGRAEPSFEDLIRLATFFAIPIDGFLRKDLRNDTRPLSTNADLRVLVTTVDPQNRENIEFVPVRAMGGYAEGYGDIDYINRLPAFQVPFLSRDRKYRAFPYEGDSMPPLREGSVVFGEYIDQWDGVKNGTICLVVTKDEGVVLKKVFNYLEDKGVLVLKSLNERYAPYPVRREEIQELWRFAGYFDSEFPIG, encoded by the coding sequence ATGCAAGAAAAAGTGAATAATTTTGCTCAAAATCTTTCTTATCTGCGGAGTAAACTGGACGGAAAGGTATCTCAACAGCGCTTGGCCGATGAGTTAGGGATAAAAAAATCTACCTTGGCAGCGTATGAATTGGGCAGAGCGGAGCCGAGTTTTGAAGATTTAATTCGTCTGGCTACGTTTTTCGCCATTCCTATCGACGGGTTTTTGCGCAAAGATTTACGTAATGATACGCGCCCGTTATCGACGAACGCCGACCTTCGGGTATTGGTAACAACCGTTGACCCTCAAAACCGCGAAAATATCGAGTTTGTGCCTGTTCGGGCCATGGGGGGCTACGCCGAAGGCTACGGCGATATTGACTACATCAACCGCTTGCCGGCGTTTCAGGTCCCTTTTTTATCGCGTGACCGCAAGTACCGCGCATTTCCGTACGAAGGAGATTCTATGCCGCCCCTGCGCGAAGGCTCGGTGGTGTTTGGAGAGTACATTGACCAATGGGATGGCGTCAAAAACGGTACCATTTGCCTCGTGGTGACCAAAGATGAAGGGGTAGTGCTCAAAAAAGTATTTAACTACTTGGAAGACAAAGGAGTACTGGTGCTTAAGTCGCTCAACGAGCGGTATGCACCTTACCCAGTTCGTCGCGAAGAAATTCAGGAATTGTGGCGTTTTGCGGGCTATTTTGATTCGGAATTTCCGATTGGGTAA